From Deltaproteobacteria bacterium, a single genomic window includes:
- the miaA gene encoding tRNA (adenosine(37)-N6)-dimethylallyltransferase MiaA has protein sequence MERRPKIVVIAGPTASGKTALAVELAGLVGGEIVGADSVQVYRRLDIGTAKPTAEQRAEVRHHMIDVADPDESYDAARYAAQAGAAVEEIASRGAVPFVVGGTGLYIRALLGGLAAAPPGDRGLRERLELVAKSEGPEALHAMLGRVDPEAASRIHPNNVRRVVRALEVYSLTGTPISRLQRSHRFAASRFDALTIVVEPERRALYQAIDDRVERMIAEGLVDEARALLEAGYSADLKALRSLGYKEVIEHLAGGAGIEETKTLIKRNTKAYARRQITWFRRERGAVRLPPDGKAAIMNEVRRHLGT, from the coding sequence ATGGAGCGGAGACCGAAGATAGTCGTCATAGCGGGCCCCACGGCGTCGGGCAAGACGGCCCTCGCCGTGGAGCTCGCCGGGCTGGTGGGCGGCGAGATTGTCGGCGCCGACTCGGTGCAGGTCTACCGCCGCCTGGACATCGGCACGGCAAAGCCCACGGCGGAGCAAAGGGCCGAGGTGCGCCACCACATGATCGACGTGGCCGACCCAGACGAGTCCTATGACGCGGCCCGCTACGCCGCGCAGGCAGGCGCCGCGGTCGAGGAGATCGCCTCGCGCGGCGCGGTCCCCTTTGTGGTGGGCGGCACGGGCCTCTACATAAGGGCCCTTCTCGGCGGTCTGGCGGCGGCTCCGCCCGGGGACCGGGGGCTTCGGGAGCGTCTTGAGCTGGTGGCGAAGAGCGAGGGGCCGGAAGCGCTCCACGCCATGCTCGGGAGGGTCGACCCGGAGGCGGCCTCGCGCATACACCCCAACAACGTAAGGAGGGTGGTACGGGCCCTCGAGGTCTACAGCCTCACGGGCACCCCGATCTCGCGGCTCCAGCGAAGCCACCGCTTCGCCGCCTCCCGCTTCGACGCCCTCACTATCGTCGTGGAGCCCGAACGCCGGGCCCTCTACCAGGCCATAGACGACAGGGTGGAGCGGATGATCGCCGAGGGGCTGGTCGACGAGGCCAGGGCGCTGCTGGAGGCCGGCTACAGCGCCGACTTGAAAGCGCTGCGCAGTCTGGGATATAAGGAAGTGATCGAACACCTCGCCGGAGGGGCGGGCATCGAGGAGACGAAGACGCTCATAAAGAGGAACACCAAGGCCTATGCGCGCCGCCAGATCACGTGGTTCAGGCGGGAGCGCGGCGCGGTGCGGCTGCCGCCGGACGGGAAGGCCGCGATCATGAACGAAGTAAGGAGACACCTCGGGACATGA
- a CDS encoding metallophosphoesterase, which yields MSGGVLTRRAFLKGGLWLGASALAADGLFLWRSRIVVERVEVTIEDLAPQLEGLRICLLTDTHHGPMVGIGMLDRAVAAANGLGADVAALTGDFVSRSPEYIAPAAASLARLRAPLGVFAVLGNHDHWVDAGGVREGLAGAGIRVLENSHALVERAGAPLCVAGVEDLYEGRPDAAAALDGVESTTPRILLSHNPDYAEALGEEPRVDLVLSGHTHGGQVRLPFGFAPVTYSRYGQKYRGGLVRTGRTQVYVSRGLGVVMAPVRINCPPELTLIELRGA from the coding sequence ACGGGCTCTTCCTCTGGAGATCGCGCATCGTCGTCGAGCGTGTCGAGGTCACTATCGAGGACCTCGCACCGCAGCTCGAGGGACTGAGGATCTGCCTTCTCACCGACACCCACCACGGCCCCATGGTGGGCATCGGGATGCTGGACAGGGCCGTCGCCGCGGCCAACGGCCTCGGCGCCGACGTGGCGGCGCTGACGGGCGACTTCGTATCGCGCTCGCCTGAGTACATCGCCCCGGCGGCCGCAAGCCTTGCGCGGCTGCGCGCCCCCCTCGGCGTCTTCGCCGTGCTCGGCAACCACGACCACTGGGTGGACGCCGGCGGCGTGAGGGAGGGGCTCGCCGGCGCGGGCATAAGGGTGCTCGAAAACTCGCACGCCCTGGTGGAGCGCGCGGGGGCGCCGCTGTGCGTTGCCGGCGTGGAAGACCTCTACGAGGGAAGGCCCGACGCGGCGGCGGCGCTCGATGGCGTGGAGAGCACTACGCCGCGCATCCTCCTCTCCCACAACCCCGACTACGCCGAGGCGCTGGGAGAAGAGCCGAGGGTGGACCTCGTCCTCTCGGGCCACACCCACGGAGGGCAGGTGCGCCTGCCCTTCGGATTCGCGCCGGTCACCTACTCGCGCTACGGCCAGAAGTACAGGGGCGGACTGGTCCGCACCGGCCGCACGCAGGTCTACGTCTCGCGGGGTCTCGGAGTTGTGATGGCGCCGGTGCGCATAAACTGTCCGCCCGAGCTGACGCTCATCGAACTCAGGGGGGCCTGA